A genomic stretch from Rhineura floridana isolate rRhiFlo1 chromosome 18, rRhiFlo1.hap2, whole genome shotgun sequence includes:
- the DIRAS1 gene encoding GTP-binding protein Di-Ras1, with amino-acid sequence MPEQSNDYRVVVFGAGGVGKSSLVLRFVKGTFRDTYIPTIEDTYRQVISCDKSVCTLQITDTTGSHQFPAMQRLSISKGHAFILVFSVTTKQSLEELKPIYQQIVQIKGSMENIPIMLVGNKCDETQREVETKEGEAVAKEWKCAFMETSAKMNYNVKELFQELLNLEKRRNMSLNIDGKRSSKQKRTDKIKGKCSLM; translated from the coding sequence ATGCCGGAGCAGAGTAATGACTACCGTGTGGTGGTGTTCGGGGCCGGGGGCGTGGGGAAGAGCTCCCTGGTCCTGCGCTTCGTCAAGGGCACCTTCCGAGACACGTACATCCCCACCATTGAGGACACCTACCGGCAGGTCATCAGCTGCGACAAGAGCGTCTGCACCTTGCAGATCACCGACACCACCGGGAGCCACCAGTTCCCGGCCATGCAGCGCCTCTCCATCTCCAAGGGCCACGCCTTCATCCTGGTCTTCTCCGTCACCACCAAGCAGTCCCTGGAAGAGCTGAAGCCCATCTACCAGCAGATCGTGCAGATCAAGGGCAGCATGGAGAACATTCCCATCATGCTGGTGGGGAACAAGTGCGACGAGACCCAGAGGGAGGTGGAGACCAAGGAGGGGGAGGCCGTGGCCAAGGAGTGGAAGTGTGCCTTCATGGAGACCTCCGCCAAGATGAACTACAACGTCAAAGAGCTCTTCCAGGAGCTCCTCAACCTGGAGAAGAGACGGAACATGAGCCTCAACATCGATGGGAAGCGCTCCAGTAAGCAGAAGAGGACAGACAAAATCAAGGGCAAGTGCAGCTTGATGTGA